In Sinorhizobium numidicum, the following proteins share a genomic window:
- a CDS encoding LysE/ArgO family amino acid transporter has product MNFPIYGAGLMMGLSLIVAIGAQNAFVLRQGLRNEHVFAICLACGLSDAVLITLGVTGFRQIAALLPWLDPVMRYGGAAFLIWYGAKSLYSAFRSSGALTVQEAGSSSLRKTLITCLALTWLNPHVYLDTVVLLGTISKRFTGHEVSFAGGAATGSFLFFFSLGYGATLLRPIFLKPAAWRALETLVALTMWMIAFKLLS; this is encoded by the coding sequence ATGAATTTTCCGATTTATGGCGCAGGCCTGATGATGGGGCTTAGCCTGATCGTCGCGATCGGCGCGCAGAATGCGTTCGTGCTCCGCCAGGGCCTGCGCAACGAGCATGTGTTCGCCATCTGCCTCGCATGTGGATTGTCCGACGCCGTGCTGATCACGCTCGGCGTGACCGGTTTCCGGCAGATTGCCGCATTGCTGCCATGGCTCGACCCGGTCATGCGCTATGGAGGAGCGGCGTTCTTGATCTGGTACGGAGCGAAAAGCCTCTATTCCGCCTTCCGTTCGTCGGGAGCGCTGACCGTGCAGGAGGCGGGCTCATCGAGCCTTCGGAAAACGCTCATCACCTGCCTTGCGCTCACCTGGCTCAATCCGCACGTCTACCTCGATACGGTTGTGCTGCTCGGTACCATCTCGAAGCGGTTTACCGGACACGAGGTTTCGTTTGCGGGCGGAGCCGCGACGGGCTCGTTCCTGTTCTTCTTCTCGCTCGGTTACGGCGCGACCTTGTTGCGGCCGATCTTTTTGAAACCGGCAGCATGGCGCGCTCTGGAGACCCTTGTCGCTCTTACAATGTGGATGATCGCCTTCAAGCTGTTGAGCTAG
- a CDS encoding TrbC/VirB2 family protein has protein sequence MMSRVRVCPLVTATFMAAAFSIGMIEPAFAQATGGIESVLQNIVDMLTGNIAKLLATIAVIIVGIAWMFGYLDLRKAAYVVLGIGIIFGASQIVSTISGA, from the coding sequence ATGATGTCGAGAGTCAGAGTGTGTCCGCTTGTCACCGCCACTTTCATGGCAGCCGCTTTCTCGATCGGCATGATCGAGCCAGCCTTTGCGCAGGCTACCGGCGGTATTGAAAGCGTCCTGCAGAACATCGTCGACATGCTGACCGGCAATATCGCCAAGCTCCTGGCGACGATTGCCGTCATTATCGTCGGCATTGCCTGGATGTTCGGATATCTCGATCTGCGAAAGGCGGCCTATGTCGTGCTTGGCATAGGCATCATCTTCGGCGCATCGCAGATCGTCAGCACGATTTCCGGGGCTTGA
- the traR gene encoding autoinducer-binding transcriptional regulator TraR, whose translation MNIWFQKLTNISALARSREMFEEALAELTGELGFDCYAYLNLQPIGTYAVSNYPAEWQDRYFAKKFDELDPIVTIAKSTKRTFTWSSDNSRRNTSKRIRRFYLDAAEFGIRSGITIPVATAFGRMSMLTIASHKPSLSLDRDIDPIMAATAVAQLHAGIEHAEIDATAKSSVNLTAKQALLLKWSAEGKAMRAIATIENMSYFNVNFHLNNARKALDAGTLPQATATATKLKLI comes from the coding sequence GTGAATATCTGGTTTCAGAAGTTGACCAACATTTCGGCCTTGGCGCGCTCCAGGGAGATGTTCGAGGAAGCGCTCGCCGAGCTCACCGGAGAGCTCGGTTTCGATTGTTACGCCTACCTCAATCTTCAACCGATAGGAACATATGCCGTGTCGAACTATCCGGCTGAATGGCAGGATAGGTATTTTGCGAAGAAGTTTGATGAGCTCGATCCCATCGTCACGATTGCCAAATCGACGAAGAGGACCTTTACCTGGTCTTCCGACAACTCAAGAAGAAACACTTCGAAACGTATCCGACGGTTCTATCTGGATGCTGCCGAGTTCGGCATCCGATCGGGCATTACGATTCCGGTCGCAACGGCATTCGGGCGCATGTCCATGCTGACGATTGCCTCGCACAAGCCGAGCCTTTCGTTAGACAGAGACATTGATCCGATTATGGCGGCAACCGCCGTCGCCCAGCTCCACGCAGGAATTGAGCACGCGGAGATCGACGCCACGGCGAAATCGAGCGTCAACTTGACGGCGAAACAGGCCTTGCTGCTCAAATGGTCGGCCGAGGGCAAAGCCATGCGAGCGATCGCCACTATCGAGAACATGAGCTATTTCAACGTGAACTTTCATCTCAACAACGCTCGCAAAGCGCTCGATGCCGGCACTCTGCCGCAGGCGACGGCGACAGCGACAAAACTCAAACTTATTTGA
- a CDS encoding transglycosylase SLT domain-containing protein has protein sequence MPVAFVDLARTCAPDFAVETIAAVVSLESNFQPFAIRINSGPPLADQPETMAEAIEAATVLIADHQDIQLGLGGLGLSELSKLDLTVSDAFDACRNLKATATLLDSHYRLALRAGATSAEVERVMLQSFYGRGDASVGAMVKYDEQVRREAKRLSAKLTSLAVRQEAPERDQAASAVTESDAVRSEKHEANESPWDVFTSGRKASVLVYRNDQQEQYK, from the coding sequence ATGCCCGTTGCTTTCGTAGATCTCGCGCGAACATGCGCTCCTGACTTCGCGGTCGAAACCATCGCCGCCGTTGTCAGCCTGGAGAGTAATTTCCAGCCCTTCGCGATCCGCATCAACAGCGGCCCTCCGCTTGCTGATCAGCCCGAAACCATGGCTGAAGCGATAGAGGCCGCAACAGTGTTAATCGCCGATCATCAAGATATTCAACTTGGCCTTGGCGGTTTGGGATTGAGCGAACTCAGCAAGCTCGATCTCACGGTCTCTGATGCCTTTGATGCGTGCCGGAATCTAAAGGCGACAGCGACATTGCTCGATAGCCATTACCGATTGGCGCTCCGTGCCGGCGCGACGTCGGCTGAAGTCGAGCGGGTCATGCTGCAATCCTTCTATGGGCGAGGCGATGCTTCGGTCGGTGCGATGGTCAAATACGATGAACAGGTCCGGCGCGAAGCAAAACGGCTTTCCGCGAAGCTGACCTCGTTGGCGGTACGTCAGGAGGCGCCCGAGCGTGATCAAGCAGCGTCGGCTGTCACGGAAAGCGACGCGGTCCGTTCCGAGAAGCATGAGGCAAACGAGTCGCCCTGGGATGTCTTCACTTCGGGACGGAAAGCTTCCGTTCTCGTCTATCGAAATGATCAACAGGAGCAGTACAAATGA
- a CDS encoding LysE family translocator — protein sequence MSSELHHLLIVYTAYVIAAGSPGPSNMRIMGVAMHSGRRAALMLAAGVVSGSIFWGAMAATGVSAVLTRYAEALIVLKIFGGLYLLYLAFKAGKAALASDAQAAAHTGPNGAALSGADLYRRGLLMHLSNPKSILAWIALVTLGLGPDSSWHTLAAILGGCAVLSVTIFCGYAIIFSTAPMVRLYRRVRRWIEGLLAVCFGFAGLRLLLSRA from the coding sequence TTGTCCTCCGAACTCCACCATCTCCTCATCGTCTATACCGCTTATGTGATCGCAGCCGGGAGCCCCGGTCCCAGCAATATGCGGATCATGGGGGTGGCGATGCATAGCGGAAGACGTGCGGCCCTCATGCTCGCTGCCGGCGTCGTCAGCGGTTCGATTTTCTGGGGTGCAATGGCTGCAACAGGTGTCTCCGCGGTTCTGACCCGTTATGCGGAGGCGCTGATCGTTCTCAAAATCTTCGGCGGCCTTTATCTCCTCTATCTCGCCTTCAAGGCTGGTAAAGCCGCGCTTGCTTCCGACGCCCAGGCTGCTGCGCATACGGGGCCGAACGGTGCCGCATTGTCGGGAGCAGATCTCTATCGGCGCGGATTGCTCATGCATCTTAGCAATCCAAAATCGATCCTTGCTTGGATCGCCCTTGTAACGCTTGGACTTGGGCCGGACTCGTCATGGCATACGCTTGCTGCGATCCTCGGCGGTTGCGCGGTGCTGAGCGTCACCATCTTTTGCGGTTATGCGATCATCTTCTCGACCGCACCCATGGTGCGCCTGTACCGTCGCGTGAGGCGCTGGATCGAGGGGCTTCTGGCCGTGTGTTTTGGCTTTGCCGGTCTCCGGCTGCTGTTATCGCGCGCATAA
- a CDS encoding LysR family transcriptional regulator ArgP, producing the protein MLDYSALRAVSAVVQTGSFEKAASLLNVTPSAVSQRVKHLEERLGIVLIARGNPCTATEKGEWLCRHMENVGILEAELFEHLPALVDPAEPEPRVTLHIATNADSLGTWFLAPVSNFARRSGYLLNIAIDDEDHTAEWLQRGRVIAAVTSLEKPVQGCRRMFLGALRYHATASHDFIARHFPQGVRAEAVGNAPALTFNQKDRLQSRWIRQVFGEDLTPPTHWLPSTQGFIEASLSGMGWGMNPALLVREHLDSGRLVELIPGTPLDVPLYWQINRLAADRLVDLTREITTAARHHLC; encoded by the coding sequence ATGCTCGACTATTCCGCTCTGCGCGCCGTTTCGGCGGTGGTTCAAACAGGCAGCTTCGAAAAGGCCGCATCCCTTCTCAACGTGACGCCCTCGGCCGTGTCGCAGCGCGTCAAACACCTTGAGGAACGCCTCGGCATCGTGCTGATCGCCAGGGGCAATCCCTGCACCGCGACGGAGAAGGGAGAATGGCTCTGCCGGCATATGGAGAATGTCGGCATTCTCGAGGCCGAGCTGTTCGAGCATCTGCCCGCCCTCGTCGATCCGGCGGAACCCGAACCGAGGGTGACGCTCCACATCGCGACGAATGCCGACAGTCTCGGCACCTGGTTCCTGGCGCCCGTATCCAACTTCGCCCGACGTTCCGGGTATCTCTTGAACATCGCGATCGATGACGAGGACCATACCGCCGAATGGTTGCAGCGGGGGCGGGTGATCGCGGCCGTCACCAGCCTGGAAAAGCCGGTTCAGGGCTGCCGGCGCATGTTTCTCGGCGCGCTCCGCTATCATGCGACGGCGAGCCACGATTTCATCGCCCGGCATTTCCCGCAGGGCGTCAGGGCAGAGGCGGTCGGCAATGCGCCCGCCTTGACCTTCAATCAGAAGGACAGGCTCCAGAGCCGGTGGATTCGTCAGGTGTTCGGCGAAGACCTCACCCCGCCGACCCATTGGCTGCCTTCGACGCAAGGTTTCATCGAGGCCAGCCTTTCCGGCATGGGATGGGGCATGAACCCGGCCCTGCTCGTGCGCGAGCACCTGGACTCCGGGCGGCTGGTCGAGCTGATCCCGGGAACGCCACTGGACGTTCCCCTGTATTGGCAGATCAATCGTCTCGCCGCTGACCGGCTGGTTGACCTGACGCGCGAGATCACGACCGCAGCCAGGCATCATCTGTGCTGA
- a CDS encoding VOC family protein codes for MKFVNPLPFVSDMARSKQFYSEVMGLRILEDHGDFVRFDIGFALHDGKSLRQTVFGNASDVDRPYGRLNLILCFEIEDIDSAFERIAEKVELIHEVRRESWGQRVFRFFDPDRHIVEIGEPQ; via the coding sequence ATGAAGTTCGTGAACCCACTGCCTTTCGTAAGCGACATGGCTCGCTCAAAACAATTCTACTCCGAAGTCATGGGCCTTCGGATTTTGGAGGATCACGGTGATTTCGTCCGCTTTGATATTGGCTTCGCTCTGCATGATGGAAAGTCACTGCGTCAGACGGTGTTTGGCAACGCATCGGACGTAGACCGCCCCTACGGACGGCTAAACCTTATACTTTGTTTTGAGATCGAAGACATCGATTCAGCGTTCGAGCGCATCGCCGAAAAAGTCGAACTCATCCACGAGGTAAGACGAGAGAGTTGGGGACAGCGCGTTTTCAGATTCTTCGACCCGGACCGGCACATCGTGGAGATAGGCGAGCCGCAGTGA
- a CDS encoding type IV secretion system protein VirB3 — MVGEIALEEDTLFLACTRPAMVAGVTLQAMGLNVMLTTIFYIVAGSVAYAIVGVAFHLFFRALVKHDHNMFRVLIAWVETRGRSRNGVHWGGATLTPLKLVRRYDERDLGLA, encoded by the coding sequence ATGGTCGGGGAGATTGCTCTCGAAGAAGACACTCTGTTCCTCGCCTGTACGCGGCCTGCGATGGTCGCAGGTGTGACTTTGCAGGCGATGGGTCTAAATGTGATGCTGACGACGATCTTCTACATAGTCGCGGGATCGGTGGCCTACGCGATAGTCGGCGTTGCCTTTCATTTGTTCTTCCGTGCCCTCGTGAAGCACGACCATAACATGTTCCGGGTGCTGATTGCCTGGGTCGAGACCCGCGGCCGCTCGCGGAATGGTGTCCACTGGGGCGGCGCCACATTGACACCTCTGAAGCTAGTCCGACGTTATGATGAAAGGGATCTCGGCCTTGCCTAA
- a CDS encoding cupin domain-containing protein: MQGRSALLDRAQWAEKEEVWQGQFEGNVFGTNVSVMFYTTDEVGRGPKLHKHPYDEVFIVRQGRALFTVGDQQLEATAGQIVFGPANTPHKFINLGPGRLETTDLHVTDKFAQEDLE; encoded by the coding sequence ATGCAAGGGAGATCGGCACTCCTTGACCGCGCGCAATGGGCTGAAAAAGAGGAAGTTTGGCAGGGCCAGTTTGAGGGAAACGTATTTGGCACCAACGTCTCAGTTATGTTCTATACCACTGATGAAGTCGGCCGCGGCCCTAAACTCCACAAGCATCCGTATGATGAAGTCTTTATCGTTCGCCAAGGCCGGGCTTTATTTACTGTTGGAGACCAGCAGCTAGAAGCCACTGCGGGGCAAATCGTCTTCGGGCCCGCCAACACGCCACACAAATTCATAAATCTAGGTCCCGGTCGCCTGGAGACGACAGATCTCCATGTCACAGACAAATTTGCGCAAGAGGACCTCGAGTAG